The window ATATAGTGAAATTAGAACAGATGATGGTTCAGTCTGAAAAAATGCTATCGGTGGGTGGGCTGGCTGCTGGTATAGCGCATGAAATCAATAATCCGTTAGCAGGTATTTTGGGATATGCGCTCAACATTAAGAGACGTATTTTCGGAAATGTCGAAAAAAACGTAAAAGTTGCTCAAGAGTGTGGTGTGTCGTTGGAAGATGTTCGTAGGTATCTGGAACACAGAGGTATCCCTAGAATGCTTGATGGGATTAATGAGTCTGGTACACGAGCTGCTACTATTGTTCGTAATATGTTGAGTTTTAGCAGAAAAAGCGAAATGAAACTGGAACGTCATGATATCACTGAGCTGCTGGATAACACTCTGGAGTTGGCTGGAAATGATTATAATTTAAAAATAAAATATGATTTTAGGCAGATAAAGATAGTGCGCGAATATGAAAAAGATATTCCACCAGTCCGTTGTGAAAAAAATGAAATACAGCAAGTGTTTTTAAATCTGCTTAAAAACGGCGCTGAAGCCATGATGGAGAAGGACTACGATGATGGACAGCCATGTTTTATCTGTAGAATAAAATATGAAAAGAATAATGTTGTCGCGGAGATCGAAGACAATGGGCCTGGCATTGATGATGGTATCCGTAAACGTATTTTTGAGCCTTTTTATACCACTAAACTGGTAGGTCATGGAACAGGACTTGGACTGTCTGTTTCATGTTTTATTGTGACAGAGCTTCATCATGGCAGCATGGAAATTGATTCAATGTCGGGGAAATGGACTCGTTTTATCATTAAATTGCCACTTGGTGACGATGCCTTTTTTGACAAAGAGTCTCTTGAGTCTTGATTATTTTTCTTAGTACGAAGTGTGAAGACTAAAGTCCGACGATAATATTGATCTATTTTTGTTTCTCTGCAAAAGCGGCTAATTTGTAGTGGTTCATACTTGATCTGACAGCCAGCCTTTTTGATGGAGCTGCAATTGTCAGTTTAGTCTAAACTTTGGACCTTCTCATCCCAAAGTGGTTTGGCCTCCATCATAGTTGCTAATGGTGTTCGACCGCAACACATTTTCCCTTGATGAGAACGTTGCGTGTTGTATTCATCTATCCAGATATCGAGGTCTTCTTGCAAATCTTCCAGTGAAGAGTAAATCTTACGTCTGAACGTGACCTTGTAAAACTCATCAAGAATTGTTTTGTGGAAACGTTCGCAGATCCCGTTTGTTTGTGGATGGCGTACTTTTGTTTTTGTGTGCTCAATGCCACAAACACCAAGAAACAACTGGTAATCATGTGTTTCTAAATTGCCGCAATACTCTGTGCCTCTATCGGTGAGAATACGCAAAATACCCATATCCTGTTCAGCAAAAAAGGGAACAACCTTATCATTAAGCATGTCAGCGGCAGTGATAGGTGTTTTGGTAGTGTAGAGCTTTGCTGCTGCCCACTTGGAGTAGGTGTCTACAAAAGTTTGTTGGTAGATCCGACCAACTCCCTTTATCGTACCGACATAAAAGGTATCTTGGCTGCCAAGATAGCCAGGATGGGCTGTTTCGATTTCCCCGCAAGCAATGTCGTCATCCTTTTTCCGTTCCAGAGCTTGAACCTGCGCTTCGGTAAGGACAATTCCTTGCTCTGCTGAAATCTTTTCCAAAGCCTTCAGGCGGAGCTTGAAATTATGAAGACCGTGCCGCAGCCAAATAGATCTAATGCCGGACGGCGAGACAAAAACACCTAATTTTCTTAGCTCGTTACTGGCTCTTGTTTGTCCATGAGCAGGAAAGTCAGTTGCGTAAACAAAGACTGCGTCTTCGATAGCCTGATCAACTCTATTTTTTAGGTTTGGCTTACGACGTGA of the Maridesulfovibrio zosterae DSM 11974 genome contains:
- a CDS encoding IS481 family transposase gives rise to the protein NQNIIKHKIGLLNLAEELGNVSRACKLMGFSRDTFYRYQSAKEEGGVEALFDKSRRKPNLKNRVDQAIEDAVFVYATDFPAHGQTRASNELRKLGVFVSPSGIRSIWLRHGLHNFKLRLKALEKISAEQGIVLTEAQVQALERKKDDDIACGEIETAHPGYLGSQDTFYVGTIKGVGRIYQQTFVDTYSKWAAAKLYTTKTPITAADMLNDKVVPFFAEQDMGILRILTDRGTEYCGNLETHDYQLFLGVCGIEHTKTKVRHPQTNGICERFHKTILDEFYKVTFRRKIYSSLEDLQEDLDIWIDEYNTQRSHQGKMCCGRTPLATMMEAKPLWDEKVQSLD